From the genome of Homo sapiens chromosome 6 genomic scaffold, GRCh38.p14 alternate locus group ALT_REF_LOCI_3 HSCHR6_MHC_DBB_CTG1:
TATGTTATTAATGAGGAACCCCACTGGGGGTATGTTAATTTATTCTAGCTAAGCAGTTATGTTATTAGAAGCTGAGAAGGGGGTGTTTGTTAAAGTAACAGGGCAGAAGAAAGGCGGATTTAAGATACGAGCTTAATACAGTGTAGCAGGTATAGGTAGTAGGCAAAGTGagagaattaaaaatgaataaattatttggcttagacttttgtttttttagtataATGTCTGAGGCCTGTGTTGTTTGTGGAAGTCGCATTGTTGAGGCTGTAGTTCCTGTAGGGTCTTTTTTAGGCTGGttcaaatgtttttttattttttaattttttatcctttgaTGAGGATGTAGTCTTTAGGCTGGTACTGGAAATTTTAGGAGTGGCGTCTGTGTTAAGAgactttttacaatttttaaagagcaggttagtgttttaagaaaaacttgtgttttattttaatgtttagtttATAGAAAACTGGATGATATCTTTTTAACTTTAGTAAATACGTTTACACACGGAATTTTTtacaattatcattttaaaacttgtttagatctttaaaacaaaattaaacaaccttttttgtataaattttttataactttttttatgacttttacagacaatttttaacatgtcttaactttttatgttttataatttttttactaaaggtacatttttataactttttaaatttttttactttttttgtatttttttgatttttgtcttagtcttttttttacttttatttttttaaatgtgtaataatTAGATGAGTGTTGGTAACAatggatatatgtacatattttagtttttaaaatttagggaTGTGTTTAACATCTGTTTGCCAGAACTGACTAGGTTCCAATTCTTTACGGTTAACACCTATTGAAGGAGGGTATGTGCCTGTGAGCTGGTAATCTGGGCATTGTGGGATAATTTGTTTAGCCAGCCTCTGTGtaagttgaaattatttagaTAAGTTTCTCCAATTTTGGTGGAATAATCGATGTGATTGGGTGGCTTGGTCAAGCAGTGATGTCATAACCTGAAGGTCTGCTTGATTATTGCCGTAAGCCAATGGGCCAGGCAGAGAGCTGTGGGCTCGAATGTGTGTAATAAAAGTAGGATGTGTACCTTGGTCTAGTAATTGTTGAAGTTGAAGAAAAAGACCACACAGAGTGGGCTCCAGAGCAAACTTAAGGctgtaatagtttttaaataaatacacagaatAACCTTAGCTCTCTGAATGTTAGTAAATTCAGATCAAGTGATTGGATTATGTGGTCTCCACCAGACTGTTGCTTTTTCATGTTTACCAGACCCACCAGTAAAAACAGCTATGGCTCCTTCCAAAGGGGCATCACAAGTAATTTTTGGAAGAACCTATGTAGTTAATTTTAAGAATTGAAAAGTTTTTAGGATAATGATTATTAATACATCCAacaaattttgttaaattaatcTGTCATGTAACTGAGTTAATAAATGCCTGTTTaacctgatttttatttattggaaCTATAATTTTTATTGGGCTCAGTGCCACAAAGTTTAATAATTCATATATGAGCCTGTCCAATTAGAATTGCCATCTGATTTAAGTATACTGTAAGTGCTTTTATGGTATTATGTGGCAAAAAGGACCATTTAACTAAATCATCATTTTGAACAATAACCCCCATTATTGTGTGGTTAGTGTGAAGTAGGGAACACAATGAATTATAAAGGCAAGTCTGAGTCAATCCTACTGACCTGGGCTTGctgaattttgttttcaattactGATAACTCTTTCATGGCCTCGGGTGTTAGTTCTCTGTTACTGCGTAAGTTGGTATTTCCCCTCAATATTGAGAAGAGATTAGACATAGCATAAGTAGGAATTGCTAAATTGGGCCAAATCCAATTAATATCTTctaacaatttttgaaaattatttaaggtTTTGAAAGAATCTCTTCTAATTTGAACCTTTTGAGGCTTAATGGCTCTATCCTGTACTTGTATTTTCAAATACTGAAAAGGAGTGGTTGTTTGAATTTTGTCAGGTGCTATAAGTAATTCAGCATTTGTAATTGTCTTTTGCAAAGATTAATAATATTGAATAAGTTGGTCTCTACTTTTTGCTGCACAAATCTGGAAACTGATCTCTAACAGGCTGGATAGTTCTGCCTACAAAAGTTTGACAAACTGTGGGACTATTTAACATACCCTGGGGCAAAACTTTCCAATGATATTTGGCTGCAGGTTTTTTGTTATTAACGGCAGGAATGGTAAAGGCAAATTTTTTGAAATCTGCCTCTGCTAAAGGAATTGTAAAAAagcagtcttttaaatctataatAACAAGCGGTCAGTCTTTAGGGAGCACAGTGGGGGATGGGAGCCCAGGTTGTAAGGCTCCCATCGGTTGAATTACAGCGTTGACGCCATCTACCGGactttttcttaattacaaataCTGGGGAATTCCAAGGAGAGAAAGTGGGTGAAATATATCCTTTTTTTAGtagtttattttataaagcaCCCCCAACTTTTCCTTAGGGAGCGGCCACTGTTCAACCCAGACGGGGCGCCGGGTCATCCATTTTAAGGGAAATTGCTCCTTCACTGTAATAACTGTAGGGTGAACCTGAATTGCCCCATCTCCATAATGAACTGTGGGTCGGGCAATAATGGGCACGGTGAGCCAAGTCTCGGGCTCCCTCCCCCTGCACCCACTCGGCTGAGGAGGAGGTGGCCATTCTGGACATTCCTCTACAGGAACCGTGGGCTGAACAATTTTTTGAGTAGGTTTAGGGAGACTGGGGAGATTGGCATAAATCATCTTCAGACTCTCCTTTTTGTTAGTACTCGGTAGAGGTGGTTCAGAGTTCTGATTATCaaactcctctctctcctcctctgacTCAGCCTCATTATCTGTCTGAAAAGGCTCCAGTGCTGCATGCACCAATGACCAAAGCGACCAAACAGGCAAAggaatttcctttccttctctataTGCTCTTTTAAGGTCCTTTCCAACTCCttcttaatgttttaatttcaaagtTTCCTGTTTTGGGAACCAAGGGCAAAATTGTTCCATAGCATGAAACAAATCCATAAGATTTTCCGTATCAACTTTTACCCCACCATGCATGCTTGAAGAGCTGCCGTAGGAAGCTCAAATACGTGGTGTActtactttcagtttttcccattgTGTCCCTAGCTTTCTCTGGGCGCCCCGCTTACCTGTAGAGGTTAAAACTTTTATGTCCTTGGGAGTCCTTTGTTCGTTGGTCCTCTGTTTCACATGCTTGAGCGTTTCCTCACCAGATTCTTTTGGGCCCCACGTTGGGCGCCAGAATGTTGGGGACCAGCCTCAACACCACCTGTAGGGTACCTGaagtctggtggtgacaaaggaATGAGAAGAGACAGGTTAAGAGTTCATAAAGAGTGGAGGCCAGGGGGCCAATTGCAAAATGGAGGCTGCAAAAGGCTCAGAGCTCTGGTCTccacactatttattgagtacaatAACTTAGATCTAAGAAGCAGATGTTCAGGGCAAAACAGTGAAAGGGTAGCAGTGCGTCACAGGCATAATCTACAGCAGAAGCGCTTTAAATGAATCTCCTTTGTGCTCAAACAGCATATCTTTAACTTATCGGAGAGTAGCTAGTGGGAGTGGGCTTAACTAGGAGCCTGCACGTCTGTCCACATTCCAATGCTTCAAAGGAGGGTCTTTCTCCTTGAATACAGTGTTTACAGATAAGAGAGAGCAGGTCTCGCTCTGAGCATGGCAATTAGGAGGCTTTTCTCCTCAGAGGCCTCTTGTGGCTTTCCACAACTTATTGTCCCATATTTTTATGGCCAGTTTATACAGGCACCCCACAAGTCCTTTTCCCAACACAGACAGGAATACGGCAGCCTGTGCCCTGGGAGCTCACTGTCTTGTGGGAGGGAACCACTCAAGCCACTCCCCACTTGTCCTCCTGTCCCTCTCTTCTTGGGCTCTGTCCCCCACCTCTCTCTGTCCTTTGTCTTGCAGGTGGGGAGATGGAGGAGGCAGAGCTCACATCCTGGTATTTTGTGTCATCTCCCTTCTCCTTGGATCTTAGCAAGACCAAGCGACACCTTGTGCCTGGGGCCCCCTTCCTGCTGCAGGTTTCTTCCAGAGGGGAAGGATGAGTAGGGAGGATGTGGTAGTTAGGAGGGCTCAGGGTCTGACCACTCTCTTTTGCCTGCCCTCCTTTACCTGCCTAGGCCTTGGTCCGTGAGATGTCAGGCTCCCCAGCTTCTGGCATTCCTGTCAAAGTTTCTGCCACGGTGTCTTCTCCTGGGTCTGTTCCTGAAGTCCAGGACATTCAGCAAAACACAGACGGGAGCGGCCAAGTCAGCATTCCAATAATTATCCCTCAGACCATCTCAGAGCTGCAGCTCTCAGTAGGACTCCTTGGACCCCTGGGagatggtgggggaaggggaggagggtgaGCTGGGGTCCCAAGGATCCATGGCCTGACTTGGGGGGAAGGTGGGGTACTTGGCTCTGAGCTACTACCCTATTCGCACCTGACCCCCTCTCCAGGTATCTGCAGGCTCCCCACATCCAGCGATAGCCAGGCTCACTGTGGCAGCCCCACCTTCAGGAGGCCCCGGGTTTCTGTCTATTGAGTGGCCGGATTCTCGACCTCCTCGTGTTGGGGACACTCTGAACCTGAACTTGCGAGCCGTGGGCAGTGGGGCCACCTTTTCTCATTACTACTACATGGTGTGCATGAGCTGGGGAGTCACGGAGGGCTGGGGTGCAGGGAAGAGCcctctgggtggggctgggggggtTCAAGGCTGAGGCTGTCCCATGAAGAGGCAACCACTCTTGTCCCTCCCATTCTTGGCCCAGATCCTATCCCGAGGGCAGATCGTGTTCATGAATCGAGAGCCCAAGAGGACCCTGACCTCGGTCTCGGTGTTTGTGGACCATCACCTGGCACCCTCCTTCTACTTTGTGGCCTTCTACTACCATGGAGACCACCCAGTGGCCAACTCCCTGCGAGTGGATGTCCAGGCTGGGGCCTGCGAGGGCAAGGTGACCGGGGTCAGGAGAGATGGCACTTGTGCCGAGGGGGTTGAGGACAGGGTGATTGCCAACAGGGCATGGATTTAGCTTGGGGGCAGTGAGGATACCGGGACTGAAGGAAGCTCTCCCACTCTGACCGCCCCCACCTGCCGCCCCTGCCAGCTGGAGCTCAGCGTGGACGGTGCCAAGCAGTACCGGAACGGGGAGTCCGTGAAGCTCCACTTAGAAACCGACTCCCTAGCCCTGGTGGCGCTGGGAGCCTTGGACACAGCTCTGTATGCTGCAGGCAGCAAGTCCCACAAGCCCCTCAACATGGGCAAGGTTTGTCCAGACCCTCTCCACAGCTCTCTCACCCCTCCATGGCTCATCCCCCTGCTTCCCTGAGCCTTGGGCGCAGCCCCTGGATCCCACTGAGGCTCCCCACAGTCTCTTCCCCACTTGGCCctgtggtctccatctcctggctctGTATCCTTTCCTATCCCCCCATGTGCTGCCCTCTCACCTGTGCCGAGTGCTCAGTCCTGCCCCTCAGCCACACTTGGCTCCTAGCATTCCTGCCTTTCTTGCAGGTCTTTGAAGCTATGAACAGCTATGACCTCGGCTGTGGTCCTGGGGGTGGGGACAGTGCCCTTCAGGTGTTCCAGGCAGCGGGCCTGGCCTTTTCTGATGGAGACCAGTGGACCTTATCCAGAAAGAGTGAGaacagagagggaaggggagtggGTGGCGGGAAgataaggaaggaggaagggcctGAGGGGACCAGCTGGAAGAGTCCGGGCAGGAAGGgctgggcaggggaaggggaggaggggaggaggccgAGTGCCTGACGGCTGGACTGCAGCCTTTCTCTCTACCAGGACTAAGCTGTCCCAAGGAGAAGACAACCCGGAAAAAGAGAAACGTGAACTTCCAAAAGGCGATTAATGAGAAATGTGAGTTGCGGGTGCCTAGGCAGTAGCTTGGGCTCTCCACCTGGGATCCGGGTTGGGGGTCTGCCTCTCTGCCCCTCAGCTCCTTGCTGAACCCACGTGTGGTATTTGGGGCCAGAGATCCGAATTCCGGGATTACGAGTGGAAGGTGGGCAGCTCTCTCCAGCAGCCTCTCTTATGTTGCTGGTCTCAAGGGGTCGGGGCGGGGGCTGAGGTGTATGTCCTTTTTGTCCTCTCATGCTCACCCCCACCTGGCCCTGCAGTGGGTCAGTATGCTTCCCCGACAGCCAAGCGCTGCTGCCAGGATGGGGTGACACGTCTGCCCATGATGCGTTCCTGCGAGCAGCGGGCAGCCCGCGTGCAGCAGCCGGACTGCCGGGAGCCCTTCCTGTCCTGCTGCCAATTTGCTGAGAGTCTGCGCAAGAAGAGCAGGGACAAGGGCCAGGCGGGCCTCCAACGAGGTGAGGGGCTGGGTGGGGCTAGGGCACAGGTGGCGGCGCTTGGAAAGGCAGAACGGTCCCCTCCTCACTCCCGTCCACCGTGGTCCCCCAGCCCTGGAGATCCTGCAGGAGGAGGACCTGATTGATGAGGATGACATTCCCGTGCGCAGCTTCTTCCCAGAGAACTGGCTCTGGAGAGTGGAAACAGTGGACCGCTTTCAAATGTGAGAGTGTGTGCCGGCCCGGCCTTTTCTCTGTGCTGTGTCTCGGGGCCAGCCGGGGTAGACGGGCCTTCTCTGCCTTTCCCTACACAGATTGACACTGTGGCTCCCCGACTCTCTGACCACGTGGGAGATCCATGGCCTGAGCCTGTCCAAAACCAAAGGTGATGTCACCCTGTCTGGGCCTCAGGTGACCCTGCTTCCATTTCCCTGTACCCCAGCTCCCTGTTCCCTTTGCTCTTAGTGTAGGAAGAGGGTCCAGTGATCTGGGGAGGTCTGTGCCAGCGTGCAGCTGGCGTGGGCCAGAGGGCAGAGGCGGACTGAGACAGAGCTGGgtcacccccacccctccctcctgTGGCCCTGAAGCTTTGATGGCCCCTCTGATCTCTGCCCCTGTGCCCACGCTTCCTTTCCCTCAGGCCTATGTGTGGCCACCCCAGTCCAGCTCCGGGTGTTCCGCGAGTTCCACCTGCACCTCCGCCTGCCCATGTCTGTCCGCCGCTTTGAGCAGCTGGAGCTGCGGCCTGTCCTCTATAACTACCTGGATAAAAACCTGACTGTGAGGCCCCATGGGAGCCTGAGCATACAGGAGTTGGGGGAGCCAGGGCCCAGTGAGGGGTGGGGAGGCTAACCGGGCCAGGACTCTGGCCATCCTCGttttcctgccctcaggtgaGCGTCCACGTGTCCCCAGTGGAGGGGCTGTGCCTGGCTGGGGGCGGAGGGCTGGCCCAGCAGGTGCTGGTGCCTGCGGGCTCTGCCCGGCCTGTTGCCTTCTCTGTGGTGCCCACGGCAGCCGCCGCTGTGTCTCTGAAGGTGGTGGCTCGAGGGTCCTTCGAATTCCCTGTGGGAGATGCGGTGTCCAAGGTTCTGCAGATTGAGGTGAATGGAGCACCCCTGAATATAAGTCCCCGGGCCCCCAGCTTTGTCCTCCACCCTCAGCACTCTCTCTGCTGGCCAGGCCAGGGGCCCAACACCCGAACCAATGCCTTGGTCTGTTCCCATCTTCTACAATTCTGATCCAACTCTGTCCCTGGAGTTGAAACTCAAAGTTCTGGGGGAGTCTGTGCTAGCAGGGCAGGCTGTAGTCCTGTGTGACCTCACAACCATGTTTTCCCTGAGACAGAAGGAAGGGGCCATCCATAGAGAGGAGCTGGTCTATGAACTCAACCCCTTGGGTGAGTGACCCTCTACCTCCAGCCATTGGTTTCCTAAGTGGGTACAGGTGGTGGGGGATGTGGACAGCAGGACAGGCTGCCAACTTCCCCCATTTCCCCAGACCACCGAGGCCGGACCTTGGAAATACCTGGCAACTCTGATCCCAATATGATCCCTGATGGGGACTTTAACAGCTACGTCAGGGTTACAGGTGGGAGTGCCCTTTAGTCCCTTCCCAGTGGCCACCTTCGGATTCATGTGGGACCTGTGGATCCCTGCTTGGTCCCACTCCCCGTGAGCCTCTGACACAGAGTCCTCAGACCTCCACCCTCTCCCTCCCATGTAGCCTCAGATCCATTGGACACTTTAGGCTCTGAGGGGGCCTTGTCACCAGGAGGCGTGGCCTCCCTCTTGAGGCTTCCTCGAGGCTGTGGGGAGCAAACCATGATCTACTTGGCTCCGACACTGGCTGCTTCCCGCTACCTGGACAAGACAGAGCAGTGGAGCACACTGCCTCCCGAGACCAAGGACCACGCCGTGGATCTGATCCAGAAAGGTTCTGGGTGCAAGGGCAAGCAGGAGGGGGGCCAGGAAAGGACAGTTACTGGAAGATGGACAGCCCAGGAGGCtacagagggaaagaaagggggCCCCTGATGAGGATGGGGAGCATGGCCTTGGGCTCAAACAGCAGAAGGGTGAGTGTCACCTGAGCGGCCACCTCTCCTCTCCAAGGCTACATGCGGATCCAGCAGTTTCGGAAGGCGGATGGTTCCTATGCGGCTTGGTTGTCACGGGACAGCAGCACCTGGTGAGCTTGGGAGAGTGGTTCCAGGGTTCTGAGGGggtcagggctggggcaggggtgggacagAGCTGGTATGATGGGAGGGTGGATAACCAGGCACCTGGGGGCGTGGGCATAATGAGAAGCAAGTCCTTATCCCCAACCCTCCTTTCCTGCCCTCCAGGCTCACAGCCTTTGTGTTGAAGGTCCTGAGTTTGGCCCAGGAGCAGGTAGGAGGCTCGCCTGAGAAACTGCAGGAGACATCTAACTGGCTTCTGTCCCAGCAGCAGGCTGACGGCTCGTTCCAGGACCCCTGTCCAGTGTTAGACAGGAGCATGCAGGTGCGGGCATGCTGGGGCTGGCCCGAGAAGCGCCTGTCGGAGGACTCTCTTTGCCCCTTCCCCCTCCTGTTTGACATCTTTTCTCCCCTTACTAGGGGGGTTTGGTGGGCAATGATGAGACTGTGGCACTCACAGCCTTTGTGACCATCGCCCTTCATCATGGGCTGGCCGTCTTCCAGGATGAGGGTGCAGAGCCATTGAAGCAGAGAGTGGTAAGTTCAGTGGCGTTTCTGCCCTCTGCTGGCCCCCAgctctctccctttttcctcaGGAACCCAGGGGTCCAGGCCCAAGACCCTCCTCCCgttttcttccaggaagcctccaTCTCAAAGGCAAACTCATTTTTGGGGGAGAAAGCAAGTGCTGGGCTCCTGGGTGCCCACGCAGCTGCCATCACGGCCTATGCCCTGACACTGACCAAGGCGCCTGTGGACCTGCTCGGTGTTGCCCACAACAACCTCATGGCAATGGCCCAGGAGACTGGAGGTGAGGGGTGAGGCGCTCCTGGCAGTGAGCCTGAGGCCCAGGGGACCTTAGGATCCCTGAGTGTGCCCAGAGGGAGAGGCTGGATGAAGACTCAGAGGAGGAATGAAGTTATAAGCAGGGGTGGGTTGGGGGAGACTCAGGAGAGCCCAGCAGGGGGTGGCTAAGGGCCAGGGGACCAGGctcttctccctgccttcctgtTTACTCGTGGTCTCCCTTCACTTTCAGATAACCTGTACTGGGGCTCAGTCACTGGTTCTCAGAGCAATGCCGTGTCGCCCACCCCGGCTCCTCGCAACCCATCCGACCCCAtgccccaggccccagccctgTGGATTGAAACCACAGCCTACGCCCTGCTGCACCTCCTGCTTCACGAGGGCAAAGCAGAGATGGCAGACCAGGCTGCGGCCTGGCTCACCCGTCAGGGCAGCTTCCAAGGGGGATTCCGCAGTACCCAAGTAGGGGCCGTCCCCGGGCTCTGGGGGGGGTGGGTAGTCCTCAGACCAAGGGCTTGCTTGAGTCCTGGCTCAACCTCCCTAGGACACGGTGATTGCCCTGGATGCCCTGTCTGCCTACTGGATTGCCTCCCACACCACTGAGGAGAGGGGTCTCAATGTGACTCTCAGCTCCACAGGCCGGAATGGGTTCAAGTCCCACGCGCTGCAGCTGAACAACCGCCAGATTCGCGGCCTGGAGGAGGAGCTGCAGGTGAACCACTCCCTGGTGAACCACTCCCTCGCCTGGGTAGCCAGGACACCTGGGCCTCGTGGCCAGGCCAGAAGCCgtccccaccctcccacccgTGGAATCCCCGCAGCACTTCTTCCTGGGGTCTTCGGGGGAAGACTGACTTCCTGGCTGCGTGACCTGGagctctgagcttcagttttctcacttgtagAGTAACATACACAGAGTTCACCCTACAGGGTCGTTAGAAGGCTGAAGTGAGATAATTCATGTGCTGGTATAAACTTTGTGGAAATgtgaggtggggagaggaggtgggGCTGTTTTGAGGAAGGAGATAAGTTATTGGAGCCGCAAAAACAGGTTTGCTTGTGCCCTTCTAACATCGCCTTCCCTTTTCTGTTGCTGAAGTTTTCCTTGGGCAGCAAGATCAATGTGAAGGTGGGAGGAAACAGCAAAGGAACCCTGAAGGTGAGGGCCAGGGAAGGGGTGGGGCCAGGCACTGGTGGAGGAGAGGGTGTGGAGTGAGAGGCCTGTGGGCAGAGGCACATGGTCCGGGGAAGGAGGCAGACACCTCAGGGTTGGTGTCCCGTGCTTCCGTCCTGGGTGTTTTTCCCCCTGCTTGCTTTCGCTTGCTCTCCCCATCTCTgggtacctgttgtttcctttaCCCGCCTCAGTGCTGGTGGCTCCGAATCCCACTCCTCAGCCCAGGCCTCTTCCCTGAACCATGGGCCCCACTCGTCCCACTCCCACAGCACCTCAGACGAGGCATGTCCCAAAGCCCTTCTTCATTCTGTGTCTCTTGTCTGGCTGGTGGGAGCCCCTCCCAGCCAGGAGCCCAGCCACTACTCTAGAGGCCGTGTTAGTGGCCCCTCTCCCAAGCCTGTCCTTATGTCCCTAGTGACTCCTCCTCTGCTCCCCTGCTGCCTGTGGCCCTTGGTGCTGCATCCTAGATTCTGTGCTGAGACGGCCTTCTCCCTACCTGGAACTTCTCTCTACCTCCTGTCTCCCCTGTCTGATCCACTGTCCACACGGCAGTGACACTGACCTTCCAAAAGCCCCAGCCAGATCAGCCTTGGGGAAAAGTCACTCCCCGCTGCCCACGGCTCAGATGGCTGGGCCTCTGCCCACCCCTCCGGCCAGACAGCTCTCCTTGTCTACACAGATCCCCTTGCCTTTCCTGTCCTTCCCTGCTTCTTGGCCCACAGGACaagctctttcttctccttcaagCCTTGGCCAGAAGCCTTTCCTGAGCTTTTCAGTCCAGCCTCTTCCCAGCACAGTCTGGAGTGTTGGCCTCTGGGGGCAGGCCCCTGCTTCTTTACCTCTCTGTCTCGCCTGACGCCTGTGGCGAATGTGGTGCCACTCGTGTGTGTGGACTGTGCAGTGACGGGGAGGAAAAGGGGCTGAAGGCCTCAAATCCCGTAGCCCAGGGAGATGCCCTTAGGTATGGCACCAGAGAGGTCTGTGGCCTCACATGTCCCACGTCCTCTCCCTGCCCCTTGCTGAGCCAGGTCCTTCGTACCTACAATGTCCTGGACATGAAGAACACGACCTGCCAGGACCTACAGATAGAAGTGACAGTCAAAGGCCACGTCGAGTACACGAGTGAGTGTGGGGGTTGGGAGGCCTTGGGGCCAGGCAGGGGCTGGCGCAGGGAGCCGGGTGGCCATCCCAGCCCTCCTCACAATGCTTCCCTGTGCAGTGGAAGCAAACGAGGACTATGAGGACTATGAGTACGATGAGCTTCCAGCCAAGGATGACCCAGATGCCCCTCTGCAGCCCGTGACACCCCTGCAGCTGTTTGAGGGTCGGAGGAACCGCCGCAGGAGGGAGGCGCCCAAGGTGGTGGAGGAGCAGGAGTCCAGGGTGCACTACACCGTGTGCATCTGGTGGGCGCCGGGAGCTGCCCtgggccaggggagggagggcaggacccaggctggggctgggcttcTGGAGCCCGCGCAGGCAGAACCTGGACGACAGCTCACACGTCTCCACAGGCGGAACGGCAAGGTGGGGCTGTCTGGCATGGCCATCGCGGACGTCACCCTCCTGAGTGGATTCCACGCCCTGCGTGCTGACCTGGAGAAGGTGTGGTCAGCCACCCAGGGCAACCCCCTCTGTCCCAGGTACTGAGCCCTGTCATGTGCAGGGCCTGTGACCAACTCCCCTTTTCCACAGCTGACCTCCCTCTCTGACCGTTACGTGAGTCACTTTGAGACCGAGGGGCCCCACGTCCTGCTGTATTTTGACTCGGTGAGTGGGGAGAGATGAGGCAGGAAGGGACTCGATGGCACCGGGTTTACTGAGTATGCGTTAGGAGGTTTCTCAGGAGACAGCTGTGTCAGCGGCTGGTGCTCTTGAGAACTTGTGATGTCATCAGAGAGAAGGACAAGAATGTGAGCCCGTGAGACACAGCAGAGTAAGGGGCAGACCTGCAGGCGGCAGGGACCGATGCCAGTCAGCAGGGACCCTCAGGgtttgagagggagtctttcCTAATGCTGGTTTTATTCAGCTTGAGGGgctgcctttgtttttttgttgaacttcctatcttttttttaatattaaagcgTATTTTCCTTTACAAAGTGATGGTGGCCATAGATGATAGTTGTATTTGTCTTTTCACGACCTTATTTGGCTAAAATAGTTATCAACCCTCTTACGGctctcaaaacatttttatttatttatttagtaaagacagggtctcgctctgttgcccaggctggtcttgaactcccggcctcaagcgatcctctggcctaGGCCTTTCAAAGTACCGGATTTACAGgccagagccaccatgcccggccttcaaaAAAAGTTTTGGAAC
Proteins encoded in this window:
- the C4A gene encoding complement C4-A isoform 1 preproprotein (isoform 1 preproprotein is encoded by transcript variant 1; The RefSeq protein has 3 substitutions compared to this genomic sequence), which translates into the protein MRLLWGLIWASSFFTLSLQKPRLLLFSPSVVHLGVPLSVGVQLQDVPRGQVVKGSVFLRNPSRNNVPCSPKVDFTLSSERDFALLSLQVPLKDAKSCGLHQLLRGPEVQLVAHSPWLKDSLSRTTNIQGINLLFSSRRGHLFLQTDQPIYNPGQRVRYRVFALDQKMRPSTDTITVMVENSHGLRVRKKEVYMPSSIFQDDFVIPDISEPGTWKISARFSDGLESNSSTQFEVKKYVLPNFEVKITPGKPYILTVPGHLDEMQLDIQARYIYGKPVQGVAYVRFGLLDEDGKKTFFRGLESQTKLVNGQSHISLSKAEFQDALEKLNMGITDLQGLRLYVAAAIIESPGGEMEEAELTSWYFVSSPFSLDLSKTKRHLVPGAPFLLQALVREMSGSPASGIPVKVSATVSSPGSVPEVQDIQQNTDGSGQVSIPIIIPQTISELQLSVSAGSPHPAIARLTVAAPPSGGPGFLSIERPDSRPPRVGDTLNLNLRAVGSGATFSHYYYMILSRGQIVFMNREPKRTLTSVSVFVDHHLAPSFYFVAFYYHGDHPVANSLRVDVQAGACEGKLELSVDGAKQYRNGESVKLHLETDSLALVALGALDTALYAAGSKSHKPLNMGKVFEAMNSYDLGCGPGGGDSALQVFQAAGLAFSDGDQWTLSRKRLSCPKEKTTRKKRNVNFQKAINEKLGQYASPTAKRCCQDGVTRLPMMRSCEQRAARVQQPDCREPFLSCCQFAESLRKKSRDKGQAGLQRALEILQEEDLIDEDDIPVRSFFPENWLWRVETVDRFQILTLWLPDSLTTWEIHGLSLSKTKGLCVATPVQLRVFREFHLHLRLPMSVRRFEQLELRPVLYNYLDKNLTVSVHVSPVEGLCLAGGGGLAQQVLVPAGSARPVAFSVVPTAAAAVSLKVVARGSFEFPVGDAVSKVLQIEKEGAIHREELVYELNPLDHRGRTLEIPGNSDPNMIPDGDFNSYVRVTASDPLDTLGSEGALSPGGVASLLRLPRGCGEQTMIYLAPTLAASRYLDKTEQWSTLPPETKDHAVDLIQKGYMRIQQFRKADGSYAAWLSRDSSTWLTAFVLKVLSLAQEQVGGSPEKLQETSNWLLSQQQADGSFQDPCPVLDRSMQGGLVGNDETVALTAFVTIALHHGLAVFQDEGAEPLKQRVEASISKANSFLGEKASAGLLGAHAAAITAYALTLTKAPVDLLGVAHNNLMAMAQETGDNLYWGSVTGSQSNAVSPTPAPRNPSDPMPQAPALWIETTAYALLHLLLHEGKAEMADQASAWLTRQGSFQGGFRSTQDTVIALDALSAYWIASHTTEERGLNVTLSSTGRNGFKSHALQLNNRQIRGLEEELQFSLGSKINVKVGGNSKGTLKVLRTYNVLDMKNTTCQDLQIEVTVKGHVEYTMEANEDYEDYEYDELPAKDDPDAPLQPVTPLQLFEGRRNRRRREAPKVVEEQESRVHYTVCIWRNGKVGLSGMAIADVTLLSGFHALRADLEKLTSLSDRYVSHFETEGPHVLLYFDSVPTSRECVGFEAVQEVPVGLVQPASATLYDYYNPERRCSVFYGAPSKSRLLATLCSAEVCQCAEGKCPRQRRALERGLQDEDGYRMKFACYYPRVEYGFQVKVLREDSRAAFRLFETKITQVLHFTKDVKAAANQMRNFLVRASCRLRLEPGKEYLIMGLDGATYDLEGHPQYLLDSNSWIEEMPSERLCRSTRQRAACAQLNDFLQEYGTQGCQV